From the Solanum stenotomum isolate F172 chromosome 4, ASM1918654v1, whole genome shotgun sequence genome, one window contains:
- the LOC125861854 gene encoding protein EARLY FLOWERING 3-like, giving the protein MKRGKGDEKLMGPMFPRLHVNDTEKGGPRAPPRNKMALYEQLSIPSQRFKHGISNNPNNANIQGNGRENDDFFSVQLPPSRHPTENPHSCSSNSKTPLLPVESNKKTEEDDFRVPVFVKSKAGQGDGKLYSTLDGRKLSASTAVLSGHSRKDLNDENSKQIAVGRKISCNSTSIPSMDKLDDVLKKADVQLQYEPRDDPDNIFGIFCKNDLLRPECRVDSQVGGTMLSEPVRVVDNGDSSLLVKDVASKEQISPNNNHSNDKESKEDKASESLQTKIVDRGDDLSETSMVESISGIYISPDDVVGIIGQKHFWNARRAIANQQRAFAVQVFELHRLIKVQRLIASSQSMLEDSAYLSKAVKDSSAKKLPLEYIVRDGHTVSKQRRNFEKPNTRMECSAENTVGKPVKDSSAKRLPLEYIVRDGHNVSKQRKDFEKPNISMECSAENTVGKASFSSVQNNSQPSSYSLFPGHLITNDSTMGPWSFNQPSGHQWLIPVMTPSEGLVYKPYPGPGVTSSICGGYGPPGSTLIIGNHSAPSYGIPASHHQYQGVRMPFAPPAGHNYFPSYGMPAINPAISSSAVDQSSLFVAQDLQGQLSGGGANISVQRQNSSNMPSNKNGTVPDVKSHSYRDAEMQASTASSPSGTANKIIVDNATERRNVLPLFPTSPATKNPDISSQPQIPSHDARVIKVVPRNARSATESAARIFQSIQEERKQYDSGVN; this is encoded by the exons ATGAAGAGAGGAAAGGGTGACGAGAAGTTAATGGGACCTATGTTTCCAAGGCTTCATGTTAATGATACAGAAAAGGGAGGTCCAAGAGCACCTCCAAGAAACAAAATGGCTCTTTATGAGCAGCTCAGTATTCCTTCTCAGAGATTCAAACATGGGATTTCGAATAATCCTAACAATGCAAATATCCAG GGGAATGGACGtgaaaatgatgattttttCTCAGTACAACTTCCTCCATCAAGACATCCTACTGAAAATCCACATTCCTGCagttcaaattcaaaaactCCTTTGCTGCCAGTTGAGTCTAACAAGAAAACAGAAGAGGATGACTTCAGAGTTCCTGTATTTGTTAAATCCAAGGCAGGCCAAGGAGATGGAAAGCTTTATAGTACTCTGGATGGTAGAAAGCTCTCTGCCTCTACTGCAGTACTTTCGGGGCATTCTAGAAAAGACTTGAATGACGAGAACTCCAAACAGATCGCCGTAGGCAGAAAGATTTCGTGCAACTCTACCTCAATTCCATCAATGGATAAGCTAGATGATGTTCTGAAGAAGGCTGATGTACAATTGCAATATGAACCGAGAGATGACCCTGATAATATTTTTGGCATATTTTGTAAGAATGATCTGCTACGACCGGAATGCAGAGTTGATTCTCAAGTTGGTGGCACCATGCTATCTGAACCTGTTAGGGTTGTTGATAATGGTGATTCTTCTCTTCTTGTGAAGGATGTTGCATCAAAAGAGCAGATAAGTCCTAATAATAATCACAGTAATGATAAGGAATCAAAGGAAGACAAGGCATCTGAATCATTACAAACAAAAATTGTGGACCGGGGTGACGACTTATCAGAGACTTCCATGGTGGAATCTATATCTGGAATTTACATATCTCCTGACGATGTTGTTGGGATAATAGGTCAAAAACATTTCTGGAACGCCAGAAGAGCTATTGCCAA CCAGCAAAGAGCGTTTGCGGTTCAAGTTTTTGAGTTGCATCGTCTAATAAAG GTCCAGAGACTCATAGCTAGTTCACAAAGCATGCTTGAAGATAGTGCTTATTTAAGCAAAGCTGTAAAGGATTCATCTGCTAAAAAACTTCCGTTGGAGTATATCGTCAGAGATGGTCACACTGTTTCGAAGCAGAGGAGGAATTTTGAGAAGCCAAACACTAGGATGGAATGTTCTGCGGAAAATACAGTAGGCAAACCTGTGAAGGATTCATCTGCTAAAAGACTTCCGTTGGAGTATATTGTTAGAGATGGTCACAATGTTTCAAAGCAGAGGAAGGATTTTGAGAAACCTAACATTAGTATGGAATGTTCGGCTGAAAACACAGTGGGAAAGGCATCCTTCTCTTCTGTGCAAAATAATAGCCAGCCTTCAAGCTACAGTTTGTTTCCAGGTCACCTAATAACAAATGACTCCACCATGGGTCCCTGGAGCTTCAATCAACCCTCAGGGCACCAATGGTTGATCCCAGTCATGACTCCTTCCGAAGGACTAGTATACAAGCCATATCCTGGACCCGGAGTCACGAGTTCAATCTGTGGAGGTTATGGACCCCCAGGATCGACTCTGATAATCGGAAACCATTCAGCTCCATCTTATGGAATTCCAGCTTCTCATCATCAGTATCAAGGGGTCAGAATGCCTTTTGCACCTCCAGCTGGTCACAACTACTTCCCTTCGTATGGCATGCCAGCTATTAATCCAGCAATCTCATCTTCAGCTGTCGATCAATCAAGTCTGTTTGTTGCTCAAGATTTACAAGGTCAGTTATCAGGAGGAGGAGCTAATATTTCTGTTCAACGTCAGAACTCGAGTAACATGCCAAGCAATAAGAATGGAACTGTCCCAGATGTGAAATCTCATTCCTATAGAGATGCTGAAATGCAGGCCAGCACTGCAAGCAGTCCAAGTGGAACAGCTAACAAAATAATTGTGGATAACGCCACAGAGCGAAGAAATGTTCTTCCTCTATTCCCAACTTCTCCAGCTACCAAGAACCCGGATATAAGCTCCCAACCTCAAATTCCTAGTCATGATGCTCGAGTCATCAAAGTCGTACCTCGTAATGCAAGGTCTGCCACAGAATCTGCTGCTCGGATTTTTCAGTCTATTCAAGAAGAGAGAAAACAATACGACTCTGGTGTTAATTAA
- the LOC125861912 gene encoding nuclear poly(A) polymerase 4 isoform X3, with the protein MCSVLEKTTYTKLFGISNTNPHYPWLCLSQSNIQQFRFLNSRSSQHSVLTYKSLTTLNTSPTEVLDMRKGSDFPMYSSKKVHGPGADVDTLCVGPSYVNREEDFFILLHDILAEMEEVRELQPVPDAHVPVMKFKFQGISIDLLYASITLLVIPEDLDISDQSILYNVDGPTVRSLNGCRVADQILKLVPNAKMSEVLGQKTWCLFQCEFLVPRTISVVTGFLGGVNWALLVARICQFYPNAIPSMLVSRFFRVYTQWRWPNPVMLCPIEEDELGFLVWDPRKNPKDRTHHMPIITPAYPCMNSSYNVSPSTLRVMMDQFQIGNKICEDVELNKAQWPALFEHYFFFEAYKNYLQVEIVAADNGDLLAWKGWVESRLRQLTLKIERDTNGTLQCHPYPNEFVDMSKPCPHCTFFMGLQRQKGVKVQEGQQFDIRGTVDEFKQDVSMYSYWRPGMDIYVSHVPRREIPAYVFPDGYKRPRQSRNTIQHTPETDAKGCMSSEERRSKRKQETHTVDVQSDKLPKRASISPQDIGSVSPASVSSRSGGSSQIITPEESLQEVKTAGLQNQSSDDKSTEDTGEQKPCISE; encoded by the exons ATGTGTTCAGTACTGGAAAAAACAACATACACCAAGCTATTTGGGATTAGTAATACGAATCCTCACTATCCCTGGTTATGTCTATCTCAGTCTAATATTCAGCAATTTAGATTCTTAAACAGTAGAAGTTCTCAACATTCTGTACTGACATACAAATCTCTAACAACATTAAACACATCTCCAACAGAAGTATTGGATATGCGGAAAGGGTCAGATTTTCCCATGTACTCTTCAAAAAAG GTTCATGGACCAGGAGCTGACGTTGACACATTGTGTGTTGGTCCCTCCTATGTCAATCGAGAA GAAGATTTCTTTATCCTTCTTCATGATATTTTAGCTGAAATGGAAGAAGTTCGTGAACTTCAACCAGTTCCCGATGCTCATGTCCCTgttatgaaattcaaatttcaagggATATCAATTGATCTTCTTTATGCAAGTATAACTCTCTTGGTTATTCCTGAA GATTTGGATATCTCAGACCAATCTATACTCTATAATGTGGATGGACCAACTGTTCGAAGTCTGAATGGTTGCCGAGTTGCTGATCAAATACTGAAACTAGTTCCCAATGCTAAG ATGTCTGAAGTTCTGGGCCAAAAGACGTGGTGTTTATTCCAATGTGAGTTCCTAGTCCCTCGAACCATCTCAGTG GTTACTGGATTTCTTGGTGGGGTGAATTGGGCTCTTTTGGTTGCTCGCATTTGCCAGTTTTACCCAAATGCAATCCCTAGTATGCTTGTTTCTAGGTTCTTCCGTGTTTATACACAATGGCGTTGGCCAAATCCTGTGATGTTATGCCCAATAGAAGAGGATGAACTTGGGTTTCTTGTTTGGGATCCGCGCAAGAATCCTAAAGACAGAACTCATCATATGCCAATCATCACTCCTGCCTACCCTTGCATGAACTCTAGCTATAACGTCTCACCAAGCACTCTTCGAGTAATGATGGACCAATTTCAGATTGGTAACAAGATTTGTGAG GATGTGGAGTTGAATAAAGCACAGTGGCCTGCTCTTTTTGagcattattttttctttgaggCGTACAAAAACTATCTCCAGGTTGAAATCGTAGCAGCAGATAATGGTGATTTGCTAGCTTGGAAAGGCTGGGTGGAATCACGGCTTCGACAACTCACGCTAAAG ATTGAGCGGGACACCAATGGGACGTTGCAGTGCCATCCTTATCCTAATGAATTTGTGGACATGTCGAAGCCATGCCCGCATTGTACTTTTTTCATGGGTTTGCAGAGGCAAAAGGGTGTCAAAGTACAAGAAGGTCAACAGTTTGATATTCGTGGAACAGTCGATGAGTTTAAGCAAGATGTAAGCATGTACTCTTATTGGAGACCGGGCATGGATATCTATGTCTCGCATGTTCCTAGGAGGGAAATTCCTGCTTATGTCTTTCCTGATGGGTATAAGAGACCACGTCAATCTAGaaatacaattcaacatactcCCGAGACAGATGCCAAAGGTTGCATGTCTTCTGAAGAAAGGCGTTCAAAGAGGAAGCAGGAAACCCATACAGTTGATGTACAGTCCGACAAACTGCCGAAACGTGCTTCTATTAGTCCTCAAGATATAGGATCTGTGTCTCCTGCAAGTGTTTCTAGTCGGTCAGGCGGATCATCACAGATAATCACTCCTGAGGAGTCACTCCAGGAGGTTAAGACTGCTGGCCTTCAAAACCAAAGTTCTGATGATAAATCAACAGAGGATACTGGGGAGCAGAAACCATGCATTTCTGAGTGA